The proteins below are encoded in one region of Dioscorea cayenensis subsp. rotundata cultivar TDr96_F1 chromosome 18, TDr96_F1_v2_PseudoChromosome.rev07_lg8_w22 25.fasta, whole genome shotgun sequence:
- the LOC120281797 gene encoding mitogen-activated protein kinase kinase 9-like: MALVRQRRLALTLDLPVADPASDRRRLLPPLPPPPATSSSSSSSSATDDRISDFEKLSVLGNGNGGTVYKVRHRRTLALYALKLPSASSHSASLRRELELHLRASPHPYILPLLSPIPSPSGDHAFLLELMDLGSLDSLLRRHGPLPEPALASIARRLLLGLAHLHSLQIVHRDIKPANILVNSAGEVKIADFGAGRLLRRSLDTCLSYIGTCAYMSPERFQPAAHGYDGFAGDVWSLGLTVLELRLGRFPLLGEGERADWAALVCAICLGDGTPAEMDGYDASEELKSFVGRCLERDAAKRWTVTELLSHPFVERSDSDECDRVFRELVRTES, translated from the coding sequence atgGCTCTCGTCCGCCAGAGAAGACTAGCTCTTACCCTTGACCTCCCCGTCGCCGACCCCGCCTCTGATCGCCGCCGCCTCCTCCCTCCCCTCCCCCCTCCTCCGGCGacgtcctcctcctcctcttcctcttccgcCACTGATGACCGCATCTCTGACTTCGAGAAGCTCTCCGTCCTCGGCAACGGCAACGGTGGCACTGTATACAAAGTTCGGCACCGCCGCACCCTCGCTCTCTACGCCCTCAAGCTCCCATCCGCTTCCTCTCACTCTGCGTCTCTCCGCCGCGAGCTCGAGCTCCACCTCCGTGCCTCCCCTCACCCCTACATCCTCCCTCTTCTCTCCCCCATCCCCTCCCCCTCCGGCGACCACGCGTTCCTTCTTGAGCTTATGGATCTCGGCTCCTTAGACTCACTCCTCCGCCGCCATGGCCCGCTTCCTGAACCCGCCCTCGCCTCCATCGCCCGCCGCCTTCTCCTTGGCCTTGCCCACCTCCACTCACTCCAGATCGTTCACCGCGACATCAAACCCGCCAACATCCTCGTGAACTCCGCTGGTGAGGTCAAGATCGCCGACTTCGGTGCCGGCCGACTCCTACGCCGGTCCCTCGACACCTGCCTGTCCTACATCGGCACCTGCGCCTACATGAGCCCAGAGCGATTCCAACCGGCAGCGCATGGCTACGATGGCTTCGCCGGCGACGTCTGGAGTCTAGGGCTTACAGTGCTAGAGCTGAGGCTAGGCCGCTTCCCCCTTCTCGGCGAGGGTGAGCGCGCCGATTGGGCGGCGCTTGTATGCGCGATCTGCCTCGGCGACGGCACTCCGGCGGAGATGGACGGTTACGATGCGTCGGAGGAGCTGAAGAGCTTCGTTGGGAGGTGTCTAGAGAGGGACGCAGCAAAGCGGTGGACGGTGACCGAGTTACTGAGCCACCCGTTCGTGGAGCGGTCTGACTCGGACGAGTGTGACCGAGTTTTCCGCGAGTTGGTCCGAACCGAGTCTTGA
- the LOC120281758 gene encoding heat stress transcription factor A-1-like, which translates to MGGVRMVNDKGELLAMAPPFLSKCYDIVDDSATDGTVSWGKNGDSFVIWDSHTFSRELLPKYFKHSNLSSFVRQLNTYGFHKADHDRLEFANKSFIKDQKHLLKMIIRRKPGHDHPQLQQSEAKGANVNACVEVGKFGLAEEVERLKRDKDLLRQELIKLRQHQQTTENQVHDLRQSLHGMEQNQQQMLSFLAMAVQSPGFLSQLTMQQNPNNRQRAEISKKRRFPALEHGGLKGVDAPTGQIVRYQPPPPPPPPPPPPPVDESTKTLLMPVPSPDELTNSESMRIDFDHLLPYADDMSTGSNSSLPVEEDGFDMDFFSSYLENLLSDQRPVDDKQVDAHNMRTTNSDIDFDFLMDGSLNLEPKR; encoded by the exons atggGAGGCGTGCGGATGGTGAACGACAAGGGGGAATTGCTAGCGATGGCGCCGCCATTCCTCAGCAAGTGCTACGATATAGTGGACGACTCGGCGACGGATGGCACGGTTTCGTGGGGGAAGAACGGTGATAGCTTCGTGATTTGGGATTCTCATACCTTCTCCCGTGAACTCCTTCCGAAGTACTTCAAGCATAGCAACCTCTCCAGTTTCGTCCGCCAGCTTAACACCTAC GGTTTTCACAAAGCCGACCATGATCGCTTGGAATTTGCGAATAAGAGTTTCATCAAGGATCAAAAACATCTGCTTAAGATGATCATAAGACGGAAACCTGGTCATGACCATCCTCAGTTGCAGCAATCTGAAGCAAAAGGTGCTAATGTTAATGCATGTGTAGAAGTCGGGAAGTTTGGCCTTGCGGAAGAAGTTGAAAGGCTCAAGAGGGATAAGGATTTGCTTAGGCAAGAGCTGATAAAACTCAGGCAGCATCAACAGACCACTGAGAATCAGGTACATGACTTGAGACAGAGTCTCCACGGAATGGAACAAAACCAACAACAGATGCTATCCTTCCTGGCCATGGCTGTCCAGAGCCCCGGGTTTCTGTCTCAGCTGACGATGCAGCAAAATCCAAATAACAGACAAAGAGCAGAGATATCAAAAAAAAGACGCTTTCCCGCCCTAGAGCACGGTGGCTTAAAGGGTGTTGATGCTCCGACAGGGCAGATTGTAAGATACcagccaccaccaccaccgccaccaccgccaccaccacctcctGTTGATGAGTCCACGAAAACATTGCTCATGCCAGTGCCTAGTCCTGATGAACTGACCAACTCAGAATCCATGCGGATTGATTTTGATCATCTGTTACCATATGCTGATGACATGTCAACAGGATCGAATTCTTCTTTGCCAGTAGAAGAAGATGGTTTTGACATGGACTTTTTCTCGAGTTATTTAGAGAATCTTCTCTCCGATCAAAGACCAGTTGATGACAAGCAGGTTGATGCTCATAACATGCGAACTACAAATTCTgatattgattttgattttctgatGGATGGATCCCTCAATTTAGAACCGAAGAGATGA
- the LOC120282065 gene encoding NADH dehydrogenase [ubiquinone] iron-sulfur protein 1, mitochondrial, which produces MGFVLRALQRSRPVIGGRVSAFRWITSTPDLHKPEGAAAAEPAAPEPEIPPRTPVGGARVQLSNPDDAIEVFVDGYPVKIPKGMTVLQACEVAGVDIPRFCYHSRLSIAGNCRMCLVEVEKSPKPVASCAMPALPGMKIKTNTPVAKKAREGVMEFLLMNHPLDCPICDQGGECDLQDQSMAFGSDRGRFTEMKRSVVDKNLGPLVKTVMTRCIQCTRCVRFASEIAGVQDLGMLGRGSGEEIGTYVEKLMTSELSGNVIDICPVGALTSKPFAFKARNWELKGTESIDVTDAVGSNIRIDSRGPEVMRILPRLNEDINEEWISDKTRFCYDGLKRQRLNDPMIRGPDGRFKSVSWRDALAVVAEVIHQVKPDEIVGVAGKLSDAESMMALKDFVNRMGSNSVLCEGNGPNPQADLRSSYLMNTSIAGLEKADVFLLVGTQPRVEAPMVNARIRKTVKANQAKVAYIGPPTDINYDHQHIGTGAETLVELVEGRHPFSSTLLSAKNPVIIVGAGIFERDDKDAVFSAVETIAKNAKVVRPDWNGLNVLLLSAAQAAALDLGLVSSPNDTIPSAKFLYLMGADDISLEKVPDDAFVVYQGHHGDKSVYRANVILPASAFSEKEGTYENTEGCTQWTVPAVPTVGDARDDWKIVRALSEVAGVRLPYDSLTAIRARIKTVAPNLLQVDEREPATMSFELKPPVTQKISSDPFKPAIENFYMTDSITRASKIMAQCSASLLKK; this is translated from the exons ATGGGCTTCGTCCTCCGAGCTCTGCAGCGCTCGCGCCCCGTCATCGGAGGTAGGGTTTCCGCCTTCCGATGGATTACCTCCACCCCAGATCTCCACAAACCGGAGGGCGCTGCTGCGGCGGAGCCGGCAGCGCCGGAGCCGGAGATCCCACCGCGGACTCCCGTAGGTGGGGCGAGGGTGCAGTTATCTAACCCGGATGATGCCATCGAGGTGTTTGTTGATGGGTATCCGGTCAAGATCCCAAAGGGGATGACTGTTCTCCAGGCCTGTGAGGTCGCTGGCGTTGACATCCCTAGGTTCTGTTATCACTCGAGGTTGTCGATCGCTGGAAATTGTAGGATGTGTCTCGTTGAGGTCGAGAAGTCGCCCAAGCCTGTGGCGTCTTGCGCTATGCCTGCACTTCCAG GCATGAAAATCAAGACAAATACGCCGGTGGCGAAGAAGGCGAGGGAAGGGGTGATGGAGTTTCTGTTGATGAATCATCCATTGGACTGTCCGATCTGTGATCAGGGAGGGGAGTGTGACCTGCAGGATCAATCTATGGCGTTCGGATCAGACCGGGGGAGGTTTACAGAAATGAAGAGGTCCGTTGTTGATAAGAACCTTGGTCCTTTGGTGAAGACAGTGATGACTCGCTGCATTCAGTGCACAAG ATGTGTCAGATTTGCTTCTGAGATTGCTGGTGTTCAGGACCTTGGCATGTTGGGTCGTGGCAGTGGGGAGGAAATAGGAACATATGTTGAAAAGCTTATGACTAGTGAACTCTCTGGCAATGTTATTGATATCTGTCCTGTTGGAGCTCTCACCTCAAAGCCTTTTGCTTTCAAAGCAAGAAATTGGGAGTTGAAGGGTACAGAGAGCATTGATGTTACTGATGCGGTAGGGTCAAACATAAGAATTGACAGCAGGGGTCCAGAAGTTATGCGTATCCTTCCACGATTGAATGAG GATATCAACGAAGAGTGGATATCCGACAAGACGCGGTTCTGCTATGATGGCCTCAAGAGACAAAGGTTAAATGATCCAATGATTCGTGGTCCTGATGGTAGATTCAAATCTGTGAGTTGGCGTGATGCTCTCGCCGTGGTTGCTGAGGTTATACATCAAGTTAAACCTGATGAAATCGTAGGAGTTGCTGGCAAACTTTCTGATGCTGAATCTATGATGGCTTTGAAAGATTTTGTGAACAGGATGGGCTCGAACAGTGTTTTATGTGAAGGAAATGGTCCTAACCCTCAAGCAGATCTGCGTTCTAGTTATCTCATGAACACTAGTATTGCTGGCCTTGAGAAGGCAGATGTGTTCCTTTTAGTTGGTACCCAG CCAAGAGTGGAAGCTCCTATGGTGAATGCAAGGATCCGGAAAACTGTTAAAGCAAATCAAGCAAAGGTTGCTTACATTGGTCCCCCAACAGATATAAACTATGATCATCAGCACATTGGTACAGGAGCAGAGACTCTAGTTGAGCTTGTTGAGGGCCGCCATCCATTCAGCTCCACTCTTCTTTCTGCGAAAAATCCTGTTATCATTGTTGGAGCTGGAATTTTTGAGCGGGATGACAAGGATGCCGTCTTCTCTGCGGTTGAGACCATTGCAAAGAATGCGAAAGTTGTGAGACCTGACTGGAATGGACTTAATGTCCTACTCTTAAGTGCTGCTCAAGCTGCTGCTCTTGACCTCGGCCTCGTATCAAGCCCTAACGACACCATCCCCTCAGCTAAGTTTCTATACCTGATGGGTGCTGACGATATCAGCTTGGAAAAGGTCCCAGATgatgcttttgttgtttatCAGGGGCATCATGGTGACAAAAGTGTCTACCGAGCTAATGTGATTCTCCCTGCATCAGCTTTCAGTGAGAAGGAAGGCACATATGAGAACACTGAAGGATGCACACAATGGACAGTCCCAGCAGTCCCTACAGTTGGTGATGCAAGGGATGACTGGAAGATTGTCCGAGCCCTGTCAGAGGTCGCCGGGGTTAGACTACCATATGATTCACTTACTGCTATACGGGCTCGGATAAAAACTGTGGCTCCTAATCTCCTACAGGTGGATGAGAGGGAGCCGGCAACCATGTCATTCGAGCTTAAGCCTCCGGTCACACAAAAGATTAGCTCAGATCCATTTAAACCCGCCATTGAGAACTTCTACATGACAGATTCAATTACCAGAGCGTCTAAGATAATGGCACAGTGCAGTGCTTCGCTTCTGAAGAAGTGA
- the LOC120282279 gene encoding microtubule-associated protein 70-2-like: MGEPFGGSGEGMAAALTASGSFKDGKALRRKPSMKPSLETDEFINLLHGSDPVKVELNRLENEVRDKDRELGEAQAEIKALRLSERAREKAVEELTEELTKVEEKLKLTESLLENKNLEIKKINEEKKASMAAQFAAEATLRRVHAAQKDDDMPPIEAILAPLEAELKIARQEIAKVQDDNRALDRLTKSKEAALLEAERTVQIALAKASMVDDLQNKNQELMKQIEICQEENKILDKMHRQKVAEVEKLSQTVRELEEAVLAGGAAANAVRDYQRKVQEMNDERKTLDRELARAKVTANRVAVVVANEWKDANDKVMPVRQWLEERRFMQGEMQQLRDKLAIAERTARSEAQLKDKYHLRLKVLEEGLKMSNGTNRTNVEARSVSNGPSRRQSLGGAENVSKLSPNCLLTKRTTSSQSRFSLSSGTSTVLKHAKGTSKSFDGGTRSLDRSKILANGTGHSLNKSTDGTRDCQTRSNWKENLDEKPNEFSNVDSDDTVSGMFYDMLQKEVITLRKACHEKDQSLKDKDDAIEILAKKVDTLTKVMEVEAKKMRREVAAMEKEVAAMRVEKEQDNRAKRHGSSKAPALTSQLSHGRNAPRSGSMRNPQ, translated from the exons ATGGGGGAGCCGTTTGGAGGAAGTGGGGAGGGGATGGCTGCGGCGTTGACGGCGTCGGGGTCGTTCAAGGATGGGAAGGCTCTGAGGAGGAAGCCGTCGATGAAGCCGAGTTTGGAGACCGACGAGTTTATCAACTTGCTCCATGGCTCGGATCCGGTGAAGGTCGAGCTCAATCGGCTCGAGAATGAAGTTAGAG ACAAAGATCGGGAGTTGGGAGAGGCGCAGGCGGAGATTAAGGCGCTGCGGTTGTCTGAGCGTGCCAGAGAGAAGGCAGTCGAagag CTTACTGAAGAATTGACCAAGGTAGAGGAAAAGCTAAAATTAACTGAGTCTCTTCTAGAAAACAAG AATcttgaaataaagaaaataaatgaagagaaaaaagcATCAATGGCTGCTCAGTTTGCAGCAGAAGCTACACTTAGGAGAGTTCATGCGGCACAAAAGGATGATGACATGCCTCCAATTGAAGCCATTCTTGCACCCCTGGAGGCAGAGCTTAAGATTGCCCGCCAGGAG ATTGCAAAGGTGCAGGATGATAACAGAGCATTGGATCGGCTTACCAAATCAAAAGAAGCAGCATTACTTGAAGCAGAGAGAACCGTGCAAATAGCACTGGCAAAGGCTTCTATGGTGGATGATCTACAAAATAAGAACCAAGAATTAATGAAGCAGATTGAAATCTGTCag GAAGAAAATAAGATCTTGGATAAAATGCATCGCCAAAAAGTTGCTGAGGTTGAAAAGCTCAGCCAGACTGTGCGAGAGTTAGAAGAGGCTGTTCTCGCTGGTGGTGCTGCTGCAAATGCTGTGAGGGACTATCAGAGGAAAGTACAAGAAATGAAT GACGAAAGGAAAACCCTCGATAGAGAACTAGCTCGTGCTAAAGTTACAGCAAATAGGGTTGCTGTTGTGGTGGCAAATGAATGGAAAGATGCTAATGACAAAGTAATGCCAGTCAGACAATGGTTAGAAGAGCGAAGATTCATGCAG GGGGAAATGCAGCAACTTCGAGATAAGCTTGCTATAGCAGAACGAACTGCAAGATCAGAAGCTCAATTAAAG GATAAGTATCATTTGCGACTCAAAGTGTTGGAAGAGGGTTTGAAAATGTCCAATGGAACCAACCGAACCAATGTAGAGGCAAGAAGCGTGAGCAATGGCCCTTCACGTCGTCAGTCCCTAGGTGGTGCTGAAAATGTATCCAAGTTATCTCCCAATTGCCTTCTAACAAAGAGAACAACATCCTCTCAGTCTCGCTTTTCTCTCAGTAGTGGCACCAGCACAGTACTGAAACATGCAAAGGGAACTTCAAAGTCTTTTGACGGTGGCACTAGATCTCTAGATCGCAGTAAAATTCTTGCTAACGGAACAGGGCATTCACTAAACAAATCCACTGATGGGACAAGAGATTGCCAAACACGCTCAAATTGGAAGGAAAATCTAGATGAGAAGCCCAATGAGTTCTCTAATGTTGATTCAGATGATACTGTGTCTGGAATGTTTTATGATATGTTGCAAAAGGAAGTTATCACTCTGAGGAAAGCATGCCATGAGAAAGATCAAAGCTTAAAAGACAAGGATGATGCTATTGAG ATATTAGCAAAGAAAGTAGATACATTGACTAAAGTAATGGAAGTAGAGGCTAAGAAAATGAGAAGGGAAGTAGCTGCAATGGAGAAGGAAGTAGCTGCCATGCGAGTGGAGAAAGAGCAAGACAACAGGGCCAAGCGCCATGGCAGTTCCAAGGCTCCTGCACTTACATCTCAACTGTCACATGGAAG GAATGCGCCTCGAAGTGGGTCCATGCGCAATCCTCAATGA